One genomic window of Mucilaginibacter sp. SJ includes the following:
- a CDS encoding glycoside hydrolase family 130 protein, which produces MINFLRKGSIIFSLLLAQLCYGQLRVNTLPSWAFGGFARPANINPIISPDTVSRFLDPMSKKQVQWEANDTFNPAATVRNNKIIVLYRAEDLYGIGIGFRTSRVGYAESTDGIRFSRRKTPVLYPDNDIAKKYEWPGGCEDPRVAVTPGGTYVVFYTEWNRDLPRLGVATSKDLVHWKKHGPIFETAYHGKFFNIASKSASILTRLINGKQVIIKTNGKYWLYWGEHHVYAATSANLVDWTPVVDNKGALKELMSPRDGYFDSDLTECGPPALMTKNGIILFYNGKNKPAEGRDTRFNANSYCAGQALFDAKDPSKFKTRLDIPFLRPMEPFEKSGQYINGTVFIEGMVYFKKKWFLYYGCADSRVAVAIYDPSKPAPPDPVE; this is translated from the coding sequence ATGATAAACTTTTTACGGAAGGGAAGTATTATATTTTCGTTATTACTTGCCCAGCTATGCTATGGTCAATTGCGGGTTAATACCCTGCCTTCCTGGGCGTTTGGTGGCTTTGCCCGGCCGGCAAATATCAACCCCATTATTTCGCCGGATACGGTTTCCCGCTTTCTTGATCCGATGAGTAAAAAGCAGGTGCAATGGGAAGCCAATGACACTTTTAACCCGGCCGCAACCGTCAGGAACAATAAAATAATAGTATTATACCGGGCTGAAGATCTGTACGGTATCGGTATTGGCTTCCGTACTTCACGTGTTGGGTATGCCGAAAGCACTGATGGAATTCGGTTTAGCAGAAGGAAAACCCCGGTTCTGTATCCTGATAATGATATTGCTAAAAAGTACGAATGGCCCGGAGGCTGTGAGGACCCCCGCGTAGCCGTTACGCCCGGCGGTACCTATGTTGTTTTTTACACCGAATGGAACCGTGATCTGCCAAGATTAGGTGTGGCCACATCAAAAGACCTCGTCCACTGGAAAAAGCATGGGCCGATATTTGAAACAGCTTATCATGGCAAATTTTTCAATATCGCCAGTAAATCGGCATCCATATTAACCCGGTTGATAAACGGTAAACAAGTGATTATTAAAACAAATGGAAAATATTGGCTATACTGGGGCGAGCATCATGTTTACGCGGCGACATCGGCAAACCTGGTGGACTGGACCCCTGTGGTCGATAATAAAGGAGCTCTGAAAGAACTGATGTCGCCGCGTGATGGTTATTTTGACAGTGACTTAACTGAGTGCGGCCCGCCTGCTTTGATGACCAAAAATGGTATAATCCTATTTTACAACGGTAAGAACAAACCTGCCGAAGGCAGGGACACTCGGTTTAACGCCAATTCATACTGTGCAGGGCAGGCCTTGTTTGATGCAAAAGATCCGTCTAAATTCAAAACACGTCTTGATATTCCTTTCTTAAGGCCCATGGAACCTTTTGAGAAAAGTGGTCAATATATTAACGGAACAGTGTTTATTGAAGGGATGGTTTATTTTAAAAAGAAGTGGTTCCTTTACTATGGCTGTGCCGATTCGCGGGTAGCTGTAGCTATATATGATCCATCCAAGCCAGCACCTCCTGATCCGGTTGAATAG
- the treF gene encoding alpha,alpha-trehalase TreF, protein MRKLFLLAFLFFVINAKSQTLTPRQQFPGLFEAVQTSTIFPDNKTFVDAVPKQDPALIIKAYNEQKDQPGFNLQAFVLANFNVPVSHNNFQTDISAGIRKHIDTLWQVLQRRPDEAKPFSSTLALPNPYIVPGGRFREIYYWDSYFTMLGLQESHQVKVIRNMVENFAYLIDKYGFIPNGNRSYYLTRSQPPFFAMMVNLLAKIDGEKVLVHFRPQLIKEYEYWMHGWEAVQANQATHRVVRMPDGQILNRYWDESDEPREESYIKDVNAAKESKQPAAQFYRNVRAAAASGWDFSTRWFDESGKLPTIQTTDIIPVDLNCLLYNLEMTIARSLNQLSNAKLAKMYRYRANSRKNAILKYCWNQKTGWFDDYNWQLKQLSAVETLAGEFPLEFKIANDEQARLVADGLKNNFLKPGGLVTTLNFSGQQWDAPNGWAPLQYIAIDGLEKYNYNTLAKEIATRWLKLNIRVFKQTGKLLEKYNVVDTQLTAGGGEYPLQDGFGWTNGVLLHLVNRYHIDTQQLERAPAEVQN, encoded by the coding sequence ATGAGAAAACTTTTTTTACTCGCATTTTTATTCTTTGTAATTAACGCAAAATCACAAACGCTTACGCCCCGGCAACAATTTCCGGGATTGTTCGAGGCGGTTCAAACTTCAACCATTTTCCCGGATAACAAAACTTTTGTTGATGCTGTACCCAAACAGGACCCGGCGCTGATCATAAAGGCTTATAACGAACAGAAAGATCAGCCCGGGTTTAACCTGCAGGCATTTGTATTGGCCAATTTTAACGTACCTGTATCGCATAACAATTTTCAAACTGATATATCTGCTGGTATCCGCAAACATATTGATACTTTGTGGCAGGTTTTACAACGCCGACCGGATGAAGCAAAACCTTTTTCATCAACCCTGGCACTGCCTAACCCCTACATTGTGCCTGGCGGCAGGTTCAGAGAAATTTACTATTGGGACTCGTATTTTACCATGTTGGGTTTACAGGAAAGCCACCAGGTTAAAGTGATCCGCAATATGGTCGAAAACTTTGCTTACCTCATTGATAAATATGGCTTTATACCCAACGGCAATCGAAGTTATTATCTTACCCGTTCGCAACCGCCATTTTTTGCTATGATGGTAAACCTGTTGGCAAAAATTGACGGAGAGAAAGTATTGGTGCATTTCAGGCCGCAATTGATCAAAGAATATGAGTATTGGATGCATGGATGGGAGGCTGTACAAGCCAACCAGGCCACACACCGGGTTGTACGAATGCCGGATGGGCAGATATTGAACCGTTATTGGGACGAAAGTGATGAACCCCGCGAAGAATCATATATAAAAGATGTTAATGCCGCCAAAGAAAGCAAACAACCGGCAGCACAATTTTACCGCAACGTGCGGGCAGCGGCGGCTTCGGGTTGGGATTTCAGTACGCGCTGGTTTGATGAATCGGGTAAGTTGCCAACTATACAAACCACCGATATTATACCGGTTGATTTGAATTGCCTATTATATAACCTGGAAATGACTATTGCACGAAGTTTAAACCAACTTTCAAATGCAAAGCTTGCCAAAATGTATAGATATAGGGCAAACAGCCGCAAAAATGCTATCCTGAAATATTGCTGGAACCAAAAAACAGGCTGGTTTGATGATTACAACTGGCAGCTGAAACAACTATCTGCCGTGGAAACACTTGCAGGTGAGTTCCCTCTCGAATTTAAAATTGCCAACGATGAGCAAGCCCGCCTTGTGGCCGACGGGCTTAAAAATAATTTCCTGAAACCCGGCGGACTGGTTACTACCCTCAACTTCTCCGGCCAGCAGTGGGATGCACCCAATGGCTGGGCCCCGCTGCAATACATAGCTATAGACGGGCTTGAAAAGTACAATTACAATACACTGGCCAAAGAAATAGCCACCCGCTGGCTTAAACTTAACATCCGGGTGTTTAAACAAACGGGCAAATTGCTTGAAAAGTACAATGTGGTTGATACCCAATTAACTGCCGGCGGTGGTGAATACCCCCTACAAGATGGTTTCGGCTGGACAAATGGGGTATTACTGCACTTAGTAAACAGGTATCATATTGATACCCAGCAATTAGAAAGGGCTCCGGCAGAAGTTCAGAACTAA
- a CDS encoding vanadium-dependent haloperoxidase: protein MRSFLFCLAGVLLLFTSCKKPYYEKVLHDPELYRITVKKLNDIVLENNFPPVTASRNYVYANIAAYEVIASGDPEHFRSLAGQIKHLPAVPKASKDTAVDYQFASLLAFCTVGNAVTFPEGSMDQYVDELQKKAKDAGMPSVLFEGSVNYADKVAKFILKWSKGDHYAQTRSASKYTVKQQDGRWIPTPPMYAQALEAHWGEIRPMVLDSTAQFIPPDPPAFNVKDHNSPFYKQALEVKQIVDSLTKEEKHQADFWDDNAFKLNVVGHASFATKKFSPGGHWMNITAIGTRIKKFDFGTTVSVYTETAIALFDGFINCWYLKYRSNYVRPETIITKYMDAEWRPYIQTPPFPEYSSGHAVISAAAAEVLTNRIGDNFAYTDSSEMEFGIDPLSFKSFRAAAKSAGMSRVMGGIHFKNACIVGNKQGAEIGQLVVKKLQLKIK from the coding sequence ATGAGATCCTTTTTATTTTGCCTTGCCGGTGTATTACTTTTATTCACTTCCTGTAAAAAGCCCTACTATGAAAAAGTACTCCACGATCCCGAACTTTATCGTATAACCGTTAAAAAACTTAATGATATTGTACTGGAAAATAACTTTCCGCCGGTTACAGCCTCCCGTAATTATGTATATGCCAATATAGCGGCCTATGAAGTTATAGCTTCCGGCGATCCTGAGCATTTTAGATCTTTAGCCGGGCAAATCAAACACTTACCGGCCGTACCCAAAGCATCAAAAGATACTGCTGTTGATTACCAGTTTGCTTCGTTGCTTGCCTTTTGCACGGTTGGCAACGCGGTAACGTTTCCGGAAGGAAGTATGGATCAGTATGTTGATGAGCTTCAAAAGAAGGCTAAAGATGCAGGTATGCCGTCGGTTTTATTCGAAGGCTCTGTAAACTACGCTGATAAAGTCGCTAAATTTATATTAAAGTGGAGCAAAGGCGATCATTACGCACAAACTCGGTCGGCAAGTAAATACACGGTAAAACAGCAGGATGGCCGTTGGATTCCCACGCCGCCCATGTACGCGCAGGCCCTTGAGGCCCATTGGGGTGAGATCAGGCCCATGGTGCTGGATTCTACAGCTCAATTTATTCCGCCCGATCCGCCGGCTTTCAATGTTAAAGACCATAACAGTCCTTTTTACAAACAGGCGCTTGAAGTAAAGCAAATAGTTGACAGCCTAACCAAAGAAGAGAAACATCAGGCCGATTTTTGGGATGATAATGCCTTTAAACTCAACGTCGTAGGCCATGCATCGTTCGCGACCAAGAAGTTTTCGCCGGGAGGGCACTGGATGAATATTACCGCAATTGGCACAAGAATTAAAAAATTTGATTTTGGAACCACAGTAAGCGTTTATACCGAAACGGCGATCGCTCTGTTTGATGGCTTTATTAATTGCTGGTACCTTAAATACCGCTCAAATTACGTTCGCCCCGAAACCATAATTACCAAATATATGGATGCCGAATGGCGCCCATATATTCAAACGCCTCCCTTTCCGGAGTATAGTAGCGGCCATGCTGTAATTTCGGCAGCCGCGGCCGAAGTACTTACCAATAGGATCGGTGATAATTTTGCATATACAGATTCATCAGAAATGGAGTTTGGGATCGATCCGCTTTCTTTTAAATCATTCCGGGCGGCCGCGAAATCAGCAGGGATGTCAAGGGTAATGGGAGGAATCCATTTTAAGAATGCCTGTATTGTGGGCAATAAACAAGGCGCCGAGATTGGTCAACTGGTGGTGAAAAAGTTACAATTAAAAATTAAGTAG
- a CDS encoding DEAD/DEAH box helicase, translating to MIRIISYQESESNHNVIIKGATITDLSESVIAAHAAVSIYFDKQSYRQILAKHLEINHGAFTNQSGTVAFPEVIVTSHEGQLALSCGCHATGNKLCEHQAQVLSAITQRDELRLFFDDELRHKKLKKAAADYGLEEEPDLDKFFEVRSLSKNFEIVPRSIALTAITKESLANLQSVIVNDIAEPIGQPGEDTDKTTCIILKQHKYYKYLFIELYAAQSTKDGKIKNPLVPIAPLDLIWETNDAQQLKFFTGVHKFQNHINTQRTATDIAALRAIVKNPLVYSFYAHDNTVSDKVTAGSISPVLVKNFKNDLELKVNTWDEFYEISGIFNIDGLLYNLKDLDIRYTYFIGIGNVLYLIESLQVLNIIDLLKKKQGSLQIHKSKFAELKSHLLNKLENKLRIDYTYIKPATEEQIIKDGFDQPAEKIIYLSDFGAHVMIIPVLRYGEAEIPIRTQKQIYGTDEKGNQFLVKRRDDEEIAFTALLVKQHPYFNEQLDNGLDYFYLHKRHFLDEEWFLNVFDEWHNHKIEILGFNELEGNKLNPHKVKITINVVSGINWFNTVIDIKFGKKRASLKQVHQAVKNKSKYVHLDDGTRGILPTEWIEKFTDYFNSGEIADNDTLHTSKSNYTAIQQYYDEEMLDEDVRNELAIYNRKLTGTETIDEVPVPPGLNGTLRAYQRQGLNWLNFLDNLNFGGCLADDMGLGKSLQVIAFILLQRSKTENNTNLIIVPTLLLFNWQQEVQKFAPSISIHIIYGAERLKHTRHLHQYEIVLTSYGTLLSDINFLKDFNFNYIFLDESQNIKNPESQRYKAVRLLKSRNKITITGTPIENNTFDLYGQLSFACPGLLGSKQYFKDIYAVPIDKFKGSKRAAELQEKVRPFILRRTKQQVATELPEKTEMVLYCEMNQEQRHIYDSYEKEFREYISATTNEELKKSSMNVLKGLNKLRQICDSPMLIKGEKMHGDASAKLEMLIEEIESKKHQHKILIFSQFVSMLDLIRRELICRDIRFSYLTGQTRKREQVVNEFQNDPGIRVFLISLKAGGTGLNLTEADYVYLVDPWWNPAVENQAIDRCHRIGQGKKIVAVRLICPGTIEDKIMVMQQSKKDIANSLIRPDSAVTSSLSKDDLLGLLS from the coding sequence GTGATCAGGATAATCAGTTACCAGGAAAGCGAAAGCAACCATAATGTCATCATCAAAGGCGCAACCATAACCGACCTTAGCGAAAGTGTTATTGCCGCTCACGCAGCCGTCAGCATTTATTTTGACAAGCAAAGCTACAGGCAAATACTGGCCAAACATTTGGAAATTAACCACGGGGCTTTTACCAATCAGTCAGGTACAGTTGCCTTTCCCGAGGTAATTGTTACCAGTCATGAAGGGCAGCTGGCTCTTTCGTGCGGGTGCCATGCTACAGGTAATAAACTTTGCGAGCACCAGGCACAGGTACTATCGGCTATAACACAGCGTGATGAGTTACGGTTATTTTTTGATGACGAACTAAGGCATAAAAAGTTAAAAAAAGCAGCAGCTGATTACGGACTTGAAGAAGAACCTGATCTGGACAAGTTTTTCGAGGTAAGATCATTGTCTAAAAATTTCGAGATAGTCCCCCGCTCCATCGCGTTAACAGCCATTACCAAGGAGAGCCTTGCCAACTTGCAAAGTGTTATAGTCAACGACATTGCTGAACCGATTGGGCAACCCGGCGAGGACACTGATAAAACAACCTGTATCATACTAAAACAGCATAAATACTATAAATATTTATTTATTGAACTATATGCCGCACAAAGCACCAAAGATGGAAAAATCAAGAACCCATTGGTGCCTATTGCTCCTTTAGACCTGATCTGGGAAACGAACGACGCACAGCAACTCAAATTCTTTACCGGGGTACACAAGTTTCAAAATCATATTAACACGCAAAGAACTGCAACCGATATTGCTGCACTAAGGGCTATCGTTAAAAACCCGTTGGTCTACAGTTTCTACGCGCATGACAATACTGTTTCGGACAAGGTAACGGCTGGCTCGATAAGTCCTGTACTGGTTAAGAATTTTAAAAATGATCTCGAGTTGAAAGTAAATACCTGGGATGAGTTTTATGAAATAAGCGGCATTTTTAACATTGATGGTTTGCTGTACAATCTTAAGGATCTTGATATCAGGTATACCTATTTTATAGGTATAGGCAACGTACTTTATCTTATTGAAAGCCTGCAGGTATTAAATATTATTGACCTGCTGAAAAAGAAACAGGGTAGCCTGCAGATACATAAGAGTAAGTTTGCAGAATTAAAATCACACTTGCTTAATAAGCTGGAAAACAAACTCCGTATTGATTACACTTACATTAAACCTGCAACAGAGGAACAGATAATAAAAGACGGCTTTGACCAGCCTGCCGAGAAGATCATTTATCTATCGGACTTTGGCGCACATGTCATGATCATTCCTGTGCTGCGCTATGGTGAGGCCGAGATCCCTATCCGCACGCAAAAGCAGATCTACGGTACCGACGAAAAAGGCAACCAATTTTTAGTTAAACGGCGCGATGATGAGGAAATAGCCTTTACAGCCCTGCTTGTAAAACAACACCCTTATTTTAACGAACAGTTGGATAACGGCCTTGATTACTTCTACCTGCATAAAAGGCATTTTTTAGATGAGGAGTGGTTTTTAAATGTATTTGACGAATGGCATAACCACAAGATCGAAATACTCGGCTTTAACGAACTGGAAGGCAACAAGCTGAACCCGCATAAAGTAAAGATAACCATCAACGTAGTGAGCGGGATCAACTGGTTCAATACAGTTATCGATATAAAATTTGGCAAAAAAAGAGCTTCGTTGAAACAGGTTCACCAGGCTGTAAAAAATAAAAGCAAGTATGTACACCTTGATGATGGAACCCGGGGAATTTTACCCACCGAATGGATAGAGAAATTCACTGATTATTTTAATTCGGGAGAGATTGCTGATAATGACACGCTGCATACTTCAAAAAGTAATTATACTGCTATACAACAATATTACGACGAGGAAATGCTTGACGAGGACGTGCGAAACGAGCTTGCGATATACAACAGAAAGCTTACCGGTACAGAAACCATTGATGAAGTACCGGTTCCTCCTGGACTAAACGGAACGCTTCGCGCTTACCAACGCCAGGGGTTAAACTGGTTAAATTTTTTAGATAACCTTAATTTTGGCGGCTGCCTTGCCGATGATATGGGTCTGGGTAAAAGCCTCCAGGTGATTGCCTTTATCCTTTTACAACGCAGCAAAACCGAAAACAATACCAACCTTATTATAGTGCCGACCTTGCTCCTGTTTAACTGGCAGCAGGAGGTTCAAAAATTCGCGCCATCTATCAGTATTCATATTATTTACGGTGCGGAACGGCTTAAGCATACCAGGCACCTGCACCAATATGAAATTGTGCTTACCTCCTACGGTACTTTACTGTCAGATATTAATTTCCTGAAGGATTTTAATTTCAATTATATCTTTCTCGACGAATCCCAGAATATAAAGAATCCCGAATCGCAGCGCTACAAGGCTGTAAGGCTCCTGAAATCGCGGAATAAAATTACAATAACGGGTACCCCGATAGAAAACAACACGTTCGATTTATATGGCCAGCTATCATTTGCCTGCCCCGGTTTATTGGGGAGCAAGCAATATTTCAAGGATATTTATGCTGTTCCTATCGATAAATTTAAGGGCAGCAAACGCGCCGCTGAACTGCAGGAAAAAGTGAGGCCTTTCATACTTCGGCGCACCAAACAACAGGTAGCTACCGAACTGCCGGAAAAAACCGAAATGGTATTGTATTGTGAAATGAATCAGGAGCAGCGCCATATTTACGACTCATACGAAAAAGAATTCAGAGAATATATTTCGGCCACAACAAATGAGGAGCTAAAAAAGAGCTCAATGAACGTGTTAAAAGGGTTAAACAAATTGAGGCAGATCTGCGATTCGCCGATGCTCATAAAAGGCGAGAAAATGCATGGTGACGCATCGGCCAAGCTTGAGATGCTGATAGAAGAAATAGAAAGCAAAAAGCATCAGCATAAGATCCTCATATTCTCGCAGTTTGTATCCATGCTTGATCTTATCCGCAGGGAATTGATATGCCGTGACATTCGCTTCTCATACCTCACCGGTCAAACCCGCAAACGCGAGCAGGTTGTTAATGAGTTTCAGAATGATCCCGGCATCAGGGTATTCCTGATTAGCCTTAAAGCCGGCGGTACCGGTCTTAATTTAACAGAAGCAGATTATGTTTACCTCGTCGACCCGTGGTGGAACCCGGCTGTCGAAAATCAGGCCATAGACCGCTGCCATCGCATCGGCCAGGGCAAAAAAATTGTGGCGGTAAGGCTTATTTGCCCCGGCACTATCGAAGATAAGATCATGGTGATGCAGCAATCAAAAAAGGATATCGCCAATAGCCTGATCAGGCCCGACAGCGCTGTTACAAGTTCATTGTCAAAAGATGACCTGCTTGGTTTATTGAGTTAG
- a CDS encoding glycoside hydrolase family 65 protein encodes MNKIFKLSLFFALLTPAVSEAQSIDPWKIKADKIDHANYYGITVANGMIGIVSAPEPFKVKNVVLAGAYDLYGRGRVSNFLNSFNLLNMYLEIDGRRIDAKSINNFKQELDMQHAAFTTTFDYADKATIKYTYYSLRQLPFTVLMDVSVTAKQAINITSASVMEAPDALKEVQNYYNEIDRPHVTISLLTSTAKSPTGKMQLCASTSFLFNEPHGQEPRIIHEMWDNNMHLMKFSKSIAAGQTYNYAVTGSSITSAHHVDPLNEAERLTIFAKLEGRDRLIKFHNKAWSELWTSDIQIEGDDQSQQDIHSMLYHLYSFSRAGTAYSPSPMGLSGLGYNGHVFWDCDVWMYPAMLVLHPDIAKSMVEYRFERLDAARKNAFSHGYKGAMFPWESADSGVEETPVWALSGPFEHHITADVALAAWNYYCVTQDKQWLKEKGWPILSATADFWASRVERNGPGHYDIKNVVAADEWAENIDNNAFTNAAAKANLLNATAAAKILGEKADADWVNVAQNIPILKLDNGVTSEHASYKGEGIKQADVNLLAYPLKTITDPAQIKKDLEYYETRVPNEGTPAMTQAVFALLYSRLGNGEKAFHFFKDAYEPNLNPPFRVIAETKGGTNPYFATGAGGIIQSLLMGFGGLDITPTGIVQVKSKLPANWKSLKITGVGMDKATYTIK; translated from the coding sequence TTGAACAAGATATTTAAATTGAGCTTGTTTTTCGCTTTGCTAACACCTGCTGTGTCTGAGGCGCAAAGCATCGATCCATGGAAAATTAAAGCCGACAAAATTGATCATGCAAACTATTACGGAATTACCGTAGCCAACGGGATGATTGGGATAGTATCAGCACCGGAGCCTTTCAAGGTTAAAAATGTAGTACTGGCCGGCGCCTATGATCTGTACGGCAGGGGGCGGGTAAGCAATTTCCTGAACAGTTTTAACCTGCTTAATATGTACCTTGAAATAGATGGCAGACGGATCGATGCTAAAAGTATTAACAATTTTAAGCAGGAATTGGATATGCAACACGCCGCCTTCACTACTACCTTTGATTATGCCGATAAAGCGACCATAAAATATACTTATTACTCGCTGCGGCAACTGCCCTTTACCGTTTTGATGGATGTTTCGGTAACAGCAAAACAGGCCATCAACATTACATCGGCCAGTGTAATGGAAGCGCCCGATGCGCTCAAAGAAGTGCAGAATTATTATAACGAAATCGACAGACCGCATGTAACCATTAGTTTGCTTACTTCAACAGCAAAGAGCCCTACAGGTAAAATGCAGTTATGTGCATCTACTTCGTTCTTATTCAATGAACCGCATGGACAAGAGCCGCGCATTATTCATGAAATGTGGGACAATAACATGCACCTTATGAAGTTTAGCAAGTCAATAGCTGCGGGGCAAACTTATAATTATGCGGTAACTGGTTCATCCATAACTTCAGCACACCATGTCGACCCACTGAATGAAGCCGAACGCCTCACCATTTTTGCCAAATTGGAAGGTCGGGACAGGCTAATTAAATTTCATAATAAGGCCTGGAGTGAGCTGTGGACAAGCGATATCCAAATAGAAGGCGACGATCAATCGCAGCAGGATATTCACAGCATGTTATATCATTTATATTCATTCTCGAGGGCTGGCACAGCATACTCACCTTCACCCATGGGACTTTCGGGGTTGGGTTACAATGGCCACGTTTTTTGGGATTGTGATGTTTGGATGTATCCGGCTATGCTGGTTTTACACCCCGACATTGCCAAATCTATGGTTGAATACCGGTTTGAACGATTGGATGCCGCGCGTAAAAATGCTTTTTCGCATGGGTATAAAGGAGCGATGTTCCCCTGGGAAAGTGCTGACAGTGGGGTAGAGGAAACACCGGTTTGGGCGTTGAGCGGTCCGTTTGAGCACCATATTACTGCGGATGTAGCGCTGGCCGCGTGGAATTACTATTGCGTAACCCAGGATAAACAATGGCTAAAAGAAAAAGGTTGGCCAATACTTTCAGCCACTGCTGATTTCTGGGCAAGCAGAGTTGAACGCAATGGACCCGGTCATTACGATATTAAAAACGTAGTAGCTGCAGATGAATGGGCCGAAAACATTGACAATAATGCTTTCACCAATGCCGCAGCGAAAGCTAACTTGCTAAATGCTACCGCTGCTGCCAAAATCCTGGGAGAAAAGGCCGATGCCGATTGGGTAAATGTTGCTCAAAACATCCCGATCCTGAAGTTGGATAATGGCGTTACCAGCGAACATGCTTCTTATAAAGGTGAAGGAATTAAACAGGCTGATGTTAACCTGTTAGCTTATCCGCTTAAAACAATAACCGATCCGGCACAAATTAAGAAAGACCTTGAATATTATGAAACCCGTGTACCTAACGAAGGTACTCCTGCCATGACCCAGGCCGTTTTTGCCTTATTATACTCGCGGTTGGGTAATGGCGAAAAGGCATTTCACTTTTTTAAGGATGCTTACGAACCTAATCTAAACCCGCCATTCCGGGTAATTGCCGAAACAAAAGGTGGAACCAATCCGTATTTTGCTACAGGCGCAGGTGGTATTATTCAAAGCTTGCTCATGGGTTTTGGCGGTTTGGATATTACACCAACCGGTATAGTACAAGTTAAAAGCAAGTTGCCTGCTAACTGGAAATCATTGAAAATTACAGGCGTGGGAATGGATAAGGCTACTTATACAATAAAGTAA